In a single window of the Amycolatopsis sp. cg5 genome:
- a CDS encoding TetR family transcriptional regulator: MTGSERRQQLLNVARALFAEKGFDGASIEEIAHRANVSKPVVYEHFGGKEGIYAVVVDRETQSLLDRMVSTLHGGHPKAMLEQAAIALLSYVEDSHDGFRILVRDSPVASSTGTFSTVLNDIASQVEHILGQQFTARGYDEKLAALYAQALVGMVALTGQWWLDARKPKRDEVAAHLVNLAWNGLSNLEHKPKLTLK; encoded by the coding sequence ATGACCGGGTCCGAGCGCCGGCAGCAGTTGCTGAACGTCGCGCGCGCCCTGTTCGCCGAGAAGGGCTTCGACGGCGCGTCGATCGAAGAGATCGCCCATCGGGCCAATGTGTCCAAACCGGTCGTGTACGAGCATTTCGGTGGCAAGGAAGGGATTTACGCGGTCGTCGTCGACCGCGAGACCCAGTCGCTGCTCGACCGCATGGTGTCCACTTTGCACGGTGGGCACCCGAAGGCGATGCTCGAACAGGCCGCGATCGCGTTGCTCAGTTATGTCGAGGATTCGCACGACGGATTCCGCATCCTGGTCCGCGATTCCCCGGTCGCGAGTTCCACCGGCACGTTTTCGACCGTGCTGAACGACATCGCGAGCCAGGTCGAGCACATTCTCGGCCAGCAGTTCACCGCGCGCGGATATGACGAAAAACTCGCCGCGCTCTACGCGCAGGCGCTGGTCGGCATGGTCGCGTTGACCGGCCAATGGTGGCTCGACGCGCGCAAGCCGAAACGCGACGAGGTCGCCGCGCATCTGGTGAACCTGGCCTGGAACGGGCTGTCGAACCTGGAGCACAAACCCAAGCTCACCCTGAAGTGA